In Malassezia japonica chromosome 2, complete sequence, one DNA window encodes the following:
- the CTA8 gene encoding Heat shock transcription factor (COG:K; EggNog:ENOG503NYVV) — MAKQQAWPRGESDVASSLNRYAHSQSGPFAESSSTPHQPFRPEMVSSTSGGRNHDGETPPTVMNRSNPAFLNKLQSMVDDPKTDEFIRWSPAGDTFLVPNHVKFGDEVLPCFFKHNNFSSFVRQLNMYGFHKVPHLQQGALKHEQPSQNELWEFSHPYFLRDKPELLSKVQRKRSGKERDQASAQVHDETPGMTAMSNALTRGDFHHSLGDPNDMSGAVTPVQLNNLMAAIQGIKNNQRTLIDEISQLQHSSQALWQQGLENRQQTRRQQDTINRILRFMSSVFGSSNVGDMLQNQSADASHATEGQTDKDMRFTPHNSAMGTPKQAPVRPPKRPRLLIGHSGNVDEPMDDGEVEENQDHDGDFSRFTEANSDNESSPPNTWSQISERNSPDSAKDTPNRSSQSSTPRNGNRIVPQTPLQSSQALVNALSTPGENNAWLSSLLASQSPENQQAGRFDPQVLAALQNALADSANGSADGSQVPDLSALNIPNTAQGAWPEGDVPNGMTQWAQNAMPSHALVPSPRPNHYLSTQENTNNAFPLPEEQFAQDVQRVNRGVQSSADQTAKLQNSINQLVQGLRLDPSAPQPNAAKPAMPVEPAAHAGMSNMALPSSYVASTQAPAAPSPGASGDFDLDSFLNQFVDPMSAGGSGQSPFPGATPSPLHGNTPTPMPEDHASDSVTTAPEEKGTSS; from the coding sequence ATGGCCAAGCAGCAGGCGtggccgcgcggcgagtCTGATGTGGCCTCTTCCTTGAATCGCTACGCCCACTCGCAGTCGGGGCCGTTTGCCGAGTCTTCATCCACCCCCCACCAGCCGTTCCGCCCTGAAATGGTGTCCAGTacgagcggcggccgcaACCACGACGGTGAAACGCCGCCGACGGTCATGAACCGCAGCAACCCGGCGTTTTTAAACAAGCTGCAGAGCATGGTCGACGATCCCAAGACGGACGAATTTATCCGCTGGTCACCCGCGGGCGACACATTCCTCGTGCCAAACCACGTCAAGTTTGGCGACGAAGTCTTGCCGTGCTTCTTTAAGCACAACAACTTTAGCTCATTTGTGCGCCAGCTCAATATGTATGGCTTTCACAAGGTGCCTCACCTACAGCAGGGCGCGCTGAAGCACGAGCAGCCGTCGCAGAACGAGCTCTGGGAGTTTTCGCACCCCTACTTTTTGCGCGACAAGCCCGAGCTGCTGTCCaaggtgcagcgcaagcgcagcggcaaggagcgcgaccaGGCCAGTGCACAGGTGCACGACGAGACACCGGGGATGACGGCAATGAGCAACGCCCTCACCCGCGGCGACTTTCACCACAGCCTCGGCGATCCAAACGACATGAGCGGCGCAGTGACGCCAGTGCAGCTCAACAACCTAATGGCCGCGATCCAGGGCATCAAGAACAaccagcgcacgctcatcGACGAAATCTCACAGCTGCAGCACTCGAGCCAGGCGCTCTGGCAACAGGGGCTCGAGAACCGGCAGCAGACGCGCCGGCAGCAGGACACGATCAACCGCATCCTGCGCTTCATGTCGAGCGTCTTTGGCTCGTCCAACGTCGGGGATATGCTGCAGAACCAGAGCGcggacgcgtcgcacgcgacCGAGGGACAGACCGACAAGGACATGCGCTTTACCCCGCACAACTCCGCGATGGGCACGCCCAagcaggcgccggtgcgcccgcCCAAGCGCCCACGCCTCCTCATCGGGCATTCGGGCAATGTGGACGAGCCGATGGACGACGGCGAAGTGGAAGAGAACCAGGATCACGATGGCGACTTTTCGCGCTTCACCGAGGCCAACAGCGACAACGAGTCGAGCCCGCCCAACACCTGGAGCCAGATCAGCGAGCGGAACTCGCCGGACTCGGCGAAAGATACCCCCAACCGCTCGTCCCagtcgtcgacgccgcgcaacGGCAACCGCATCGTGCCAcagacgccgctgcagTCGAGCCAGGCACTGGTCAATGCACTGTCGACGCCGGGCGAAAACAATGCGTGGCTCTCCTCGCTCCTTGCCTCGCAGTCGCCCGAGAACCAGCAGGCAGGTCGCTTCGATCCGCAGGTACTCGCTGCTTTGCAGAATGCCTTGGCCGACTCGGCGAACGGCAGTGCGGACGGCAGCCAGGTGCCAGATCTGAGCGCGCTCAACATACCCAACACGGCACAGGGCGCGTGGCCAGAGGGCGATGTGCCGAACGGCATGACGCAGTGGGCACAGAATGCGATGCCGTCGCACGCCCTCGTTCCCTCCCCGCGCCCGAACCATTATCTCTCCACTCAGGAAAACACAAACAACGCGTTTCCGCTGCCCGAGGAACAGTTTGCCCAGGACGTCCAGCGGGTCaaccgcggcgtgcagtCGAGCGCGGACCAGACCGCCAAGCTCCAAAATTCGATCAACCAGCTGGTACAGGggctgcgcctcgaccccagtgcgccgcagcccaATGCGGCCAAGCCCGCGATGCCGGtcgagccggcggcgcacgcaggcaTGTCCAACATGGCCCTCCCGTCGTCGTACGTCGCCTCGACCcaggcgccggctgcgccgtcgccaggcgcgtcgggcgatTTCGATCTGGACTCGTTCCTGAATCAGTTTGTCGACCCGATGAGCGCAGGCGGCTCGGGACAGTCGCCGTTTCCGGGCGCGACACCATCGCCGCTCCATGGCAACACACCTACGCCGATGCCCGAGGACCATGCATCGGACTCAGTCACTACGGCTCCGGAGGAAAAAGGGACATCTTCGTAA
- the tbp1 gene encoding TATA-binding protein (TBP) (BUSCO:EOG09264HTG; EggNog:ENOG503NUCG; COG:J): MSTNGTLQLPQAQQPKASVDASQNGKALALPSQAGGEQEKGEEDKDVKVPPSVHAPITEQMLSSMHGIVPTLQNIVATVNLEARLDLKTIALHARNAEYNPKRFAAVIMRIREPKTTALIFASGKMVITGAKSEEDSRLASRKYARIIQKLGFEARFSEFKIQNIVGSCDVRFPIRLEGLAYSHGVYSSYEPELFPGLIYRMVKPKVVLLIFVSGKIVLTGAKVREEIYTAFNLILPVLSEFRKP; the protein is encoded by the exons ATGTCGACTAATGGCACTCTCCAGCTTCCCCAAGCTCAGCAGCCGAAGGCTTCGGTAGATGCTTCGCAGAACGGCAaagcgctggcgctgccgAGTCAGGCGGGAGGTGAACAGGAGAAGGGGGAGGAGGACAAGGATGTAAAGGTGCCGCCGTCTGTGCACGCTCCTATCACGGAGCAGATGCTCTCGAGTATGCACGGTATCGTGCCGACCTTGCA AAACATTGTGGCTACGGTGAATCTCGAGGCGCGGTTGGACCTGAAAACAatcgcgctgcacgcgcgcaaCGCTGAGTACAACCCAAAG CGTTTTGCTGCGGTGATTATGCGTATTCGTGAGCCGAAAACTACGGCGTTGATCTTTGCATCTGGAAAAATGGTGATTACGGGTGCAAAGAGCGAGGAGGACAGCCGCCTCGCAAGCCGCAAGTATGCGCGCATTATTCAAAAGCTCGGCTTCGAGGCGCGCTTTAGCGAGTTCAAGATCCAAAACATTGTCGGATCGTGCGACGTGCGTTTCCCCATCCGCCTCGAGGGTCTTGCATACAGCCACGGTGTCTACTCTTCGTACGAGCCGGAACTGTTCCCTGGATTGATCTACCGCATGGTCAAGCCGAAAGTTGTGCTCCTGATCTTTGTCTCGGGAAAAATCGTGCTGACTGGTGCCAAAGTGCGCGAGGAGATTTATACCGCCTTCAACCTCATTCTCCCCGTCCTGTCTGAATTCCGAAAGCCCTAA
- a CDS encoding uncharacterized protein (TransMembrane:5 (n26-36c41/42o286-308i363-380o408-430i442-459o465-483i); EggNog:ENOG503NWMC; COG:O; COG:U), which yields MSVQRVGRLLPGALERRGMLMARTRTVAIAPMAAGFGPARAFSLWGSSENNEAARRAVLEQVSEAKSNSAFGADNFMEEAKHTATSLKENLSSASTSIQDGLSSAGTALQSGWSRANEASSQLATDAKSAASSAQEYLSGANASVEEGLARASEAGSSLASSAKSAASSTQGYLANANASIEHGLARASEAGGEIASGAKGYLSSANEASGELAGEAKDAMASVQERLSHANHSGEQLLNSEVEAISEASQQATTELTSLGLGGWSPSGLLQHLLDSTQYLTSLPWWATIVLVTCGIRLALAPLLVYVQGNSIRLSNIQPQMQGMLADLEYAKSTGNQQEMQRSAVQVRKLLSDNNCSPFRSLLLPAVQMPVFLSFYFALDGLAKAKLPALTTGGFGWVQDLTLADPYYVLPITSSLMTLLVLETGAETGTTAMNQTSQARLVKNILRGVTVLAAWFVSGFPSAVLLYWTTTNTFSLLQLLALRTRFMKRMLKLPERIEHPVKPNVKQKSFMEGLRSGLASGNAHPGSEAAARRPPPASLYARKVNEADTVTASRGAALDSMLSESGAQKHAAPNAAQEEAAAEKQSRVAAARERRLRKRT from the coding sequence atgTCCGTGCAGCGTGTGGGACGGCTGCTGCCCGGcgccctcgagcgccggggTATGTTGAtggcgcgtacgcgcacTGTTGCGATTGCTCCGATGGCGGCTGGCTTTGGCCCTGCGCGTGCTTTTTCGCTGTGGGGCAGCAGCGAGAAcaacgaggcggcgcgccgcgccgtcctcgagcaggtctCGGAGGCCAAGTCGAACTCGGCGTTTGGTGCCGACAATTTTATGGAAGAGGCCAAGCACACCGCGACCTCGCTGAAGGAGAACttgtcgtcggcgagcacctcgatCCAGGACGGTCTGTCCTCGGCGGGCACCGCGCTCCAGAGCGGCTGGTCGCGCGCGAACGAGGCGAGCAGCCAGCTGGCGACCGACGccaagagcgccgcgtcctctGCGCAAGAGTACCTCTCTGGCGCGAATGCCTCGGTTGAAGagggcctcgcgcgcgcgagcgaggcgggcagctcgctcgcctcgagcgccaagagcgccgcctcttcCACGCAGGGTTACCTCGCGAACGCGAACGCCTCCATCGAGCACGGTCTTGCGCGTGCGAgcgaggccggcggcgagatTGCGTCGGGTGCCAAGGGCTACCTGTCGAGCGCCAACGAGGCcagcggcgagctcgccggcgaggccaaggacgccATGGCCTCGGTCCAGGAGCGTCTCTCGCACGCGAACCAcagcggcgagcagctgctcaactccgaggtcgaggcgatcTCGGAGGCGTCGCAGCAGGCCACGACCGAGCTGAcctcgctcggcctcggcggctggtcgccgtcgggtctgctgcagcacctgcTGGACAGCACGCAGTACCTGACGAGCCTGCCGTGGTGGGCGACGATTGTGCTGGTGACGTGCGGTATCCgtcttgcgcttgcgccgctgctcgtctACGTGCAGGGCAACTCGATCCGCCTGTCCAACATCCAGCCCCAGATGCAGGGcatgctcgccgacctcgagTACGCCAAGTCGACCGGCAACCAGCAGGAGATGCAGCGCTCAGCCGTGcaggtgcgcaagctcctGTCTGACAACAACTGCTCGCCGTTCCgctcgctgctgctccCTGCGGTGCAGATGCCCGTGTTTTTGTCGTTTTACTTTGCCCTCGACGgcctcgccaaggccaagcTCCCGGCGCTGACCACCGGCGGCTTTGGCTGGGTGCAGGACctgacgctcgccgacccGTACTACGTGCTGCCGATCACCTCGTCGCTCATGACGctcctcgtgctcgagacggGCGCCGAGACGGGCACCACGGCGATGAACCAGACGTCGCAGGCACGCCTCGTCAAGAATATCCTGCGCGGTGTCACGGTGCTCGCAGCGTGGTTCGTCTCGGGCTTCCCCTCGGCCGTGCTCCTGTACTGGACGACGACCAACACCTTCTCGCTGCTCCagctcctggcgctgcgcacgcgctttATGAAGCGCATGCTCAAGCTCccggagcgcatcgagcaccCGGTCAAGCCGAACGTCAAGCAAAAGTCGTTCATGGAGGGCCTGCGCTCGGGCCTCGCGAGCGGCAACGCACACCCGGGCTCGGAggcggccgcccgccgcccgccgccggcgagccTGTATGCCCGCAAGGTGAATGAGGCGGACACGGtgaccgcctcgcgcggcgccgcgctcgactcgatgctcagcgagagcggcgcgcagaagcacgccgcgccgaacgctgcgcaggaagaggccgccgccgagaagcagtcgcgcgtcgccgccgcgcgcgagcgccgcctgcggaAGCGCACCTAA
- a CDS encoding uncharacterized protein (EggNog:ENOG503PKK3; COG:S; TransMembrane:2 (o143-160i172-196o)): MAEPVLDDGPIAGYFAAVHGAGAGAPPDGEQVRAVPAVSVREAFAAFLGAIRTYFQPHDDEVLPESEYERAYNVAWGADDGTTSFAEVFKYTIATSFLLTPTLSISMYGDDQDTRPLSGARGDAREGGRYTTYSAISGQPPRMLFHAAVGLCTLAAIVHVKQMVQILVKMHLAFLLLAIVVVELIRMAGPDFLLALRGERRLECFVSRPPSQTRPRYLAAGVPPPAWVADERVRLQMRALRLVKDLVKAAHAMDKSINAMLAAIQEVEVVARGYSLSSPLPPISRIEGTSSSPELEKDYAPWQGPWVLPAPSTRTSPQRLTPLRKALSEHVEQASFHCMNAQQRLAPLARTSELGIIQELQERQAALEKRESLSPVGTPGERPSASLTPRTLALFSHATPPRRAPKFQPMSPVPMHGRAMLPTSTSETFSVGDELAESVGSADEAEEPLRRKLPKRSDRLALSQLRMRFEQMHTARVATLYYLLALDFSMQPKKGMPLDVYWDEIVIHDVLQPLVHLFSEIGRQMDAQLQTSMGLPHDPVHADGATSLHKHLGLADRMTEMGRMLRTIQCKLQVCAEDVSVAPLPALHGTPLAPEKGDRDVQTLFDSMRHDLLALSNEWEAGLRIIQAGHAPQAPAPAPAPVGLDQTHESGHEIPDEPKEANETNSFYASTEKEQDTTLSDLLLHATSPAHLPPIGSEEVYEGEAPAPAIRTTLPRAERIRLMHEERARAAEAQNESPTAMVSELKDVLAHRRPTAPAS; encoded by the coding sequence aTGGCCGAGCCGGTGCTGGACGACGGTCCGATCGCGGGGTACTTTGCCGCGGTGCACGGCGCAGgggcaggcgcgccgccggacggcgagcaggtgcgcgctgtgccggcggtgtcggtgcgcgaggcgtttgCGGCGTTCCTCGGCGCAATCCGCACCTACTTCCAgccgcacgacgacgaagTGCTGCCCGAGAGCGAGTACGAGCGGGCGTACAATGTGGCATggggcgccgacgacggcacGACGTCGTTTGCAGAAGTGTTCAAGTATACGATTGCCACCTCGTTCCTGCTCACGCCGACGCTCTCGATATCCATGTACGGCGACGACCAAGACACACGGCCGCTGtctggcgcacgcggcgacgcgcgcgaggggGGGCGGTACACGACGTACTCGGCAATCTCGGGCCAGCCGCCCCGCATGCTCTTTCACGCCGCCGTGGGCCTgtgcacgctcgcggcgatTGTGCATGTGAAGCAGATGGTGCAGATCTTGGTCAAGATGCACCTCGCGTTTCTTCTGCTGGCGATTGTCGTGGTCGAGCTCATTCGCATGGCCGGGCCCGACTTTCTCCTGGCGCTGcggggcgagcgccgcctcgagtgCTTCGTGtcgcgcccgccgagccAGACACGCCCGCGGTACCTCGCGGCAGGCGTGCCGCCCCCGGCGTgggtcgccgacgagcgcgtgcgtctgcagatgcgcgcgctgcgcctcgtcaagGACCTCGTCAAGGCCGCGCATGCAATGGACAAGAGCATCAATGCAATGCTCGCTGCGATCCAGGAAGTCGAGGTCGTCGCACGGGGCTATAGCCTCTCGAGTCCGCTGCCGCCCATCTCGCGCATCGAAggcacgtcgagctcgccggaACTCGAAAAAGACTATGCGCCGTGGCAGGGGCCGTGGGTGCTccctgcgccgtcgacgcgcacgtcgccgcagcgcctcacaccgctgcgcaaggcgctctcggagcacgtcgagcaggcgtcGTTCCACTGCATGAACGcacagcagcgcctcgctccgCTTGCACGCACGAGCGAGCTGGGGATTAtccaggagctgcaggagcgGCAGGCCGCACTCGAAAAGCGAGAGAGTCTCTCGccggtcggcacgccgggcgagcggcccagcgcgagcctcacgccgcggacgctcgcgctcttttcccacgcgacgccgccgcggcgtgcgcccaAGTTCCAGCCAATGTCGCCCGTGCCGATGCACGGGCGTGCGATGCTCCCCACGTCCACGTCCGAGACGTTTTCGGtgggcgacgagctcgccgagagTGTCGGCAgtgccgacgaggccgaggagccgctgcggcgcaagctgcCGAAACGCagcgaccgcctcgcgttGAGCcagctgcgcatgcgcttTGAGCAGATGCAcacggcgcgtgtcgccaCGCTCTACTACCTCTTAGCGCTCGACTTTTCGATGCAACCGAAAAAGGGGATGCCGCTGGATGTGTACTGGGACGAGATTGTGATCCACGACGTACTGCAGCCGCTCGTGCACCTCTTTTCCGAGATCGGGCGCCAGATGGACGCACAGCTGCAGACGTCCATGGGGCTGCCGCACGACCCAGtgcacgccgacggcgcaaCGTCGCTGCAcaagcacctcggcctcgccgaccgcaTGACAGAGATGGGGCgcatgctgcgcacgatccAGTGCAAGCTCCAAGTGTGCGCCGAGGAcgtgagcgtcgcgccgttgcctgcgctgcacggcacACCCCTTGCCCCCGAAAAAGGCGACAGAGACGTGCAGACACTCTTTGACAGTATGCGCCACGACCTCTTGGCCCTCTCGAACGAGTGGGAGGCCGGCCTGCGTATCATCCAGGCgggccacgcgccgcaggcgccggcgccggcgccggcgccggtcggCCTGGACCAGACGCACGAGAGCGGCCACGAGATACCCGACGAGCCGAAAGAGGCAAACGAAACAAACTCCTTCTACGCAAGCACAGAAAAGGAGCAGGACACGACACTATCGGATCTATTGCTCCACGCGACGTCGCCCGCCCACCTTCCCCCGATCGGGAGCGAAGAGGTAtacgagggcgaggcgcccgcgccggcgatcCGCACCACGCTGCCCCGTGCAGAGCGCATCCGCCTGATgcacgaggagcgcgcgcgcgccgccgaggcccagAACGAGTCGCCGACCGCGATGGTCTCGGAGCTCAAAGACGTCCTCGCCCACCGCCGCCCCACGGCGCCGGCTTCATAG
- a CDS encoding uncharacterized protein (EggNog:ENOG503Q47A; COG:K; BUSCO:EOG09260WUA): protein MNGNGISVASAAGAPMRRIETPLGRGTVPMARAAIRSEPMEPLYLEPGPTNRLYLSLCSGIPSQMDWALARLCSYTQQLGDRFQLSDYPGLDEALVRWVKRLGLALSGAPRHEWDEDADQYATASNWQIDCGIGAPGDNGGMGLAASSVALSRPWKPTQNQPNFAPQRVAKDAALLQRALAATLVLRNTVLSAQNAALLTVVPGVLQVVFDVARHTLDAHPALALDACADLRVNILDVLESLAPRIVLSDFVRTAYASNDQNEAPTRTEDKVFVLLHTLLHTTRDRALLLASLRCLRAIASNEANAPQWIDATPNLAPTRLGITARCLALLPLTQDPELLEAAVDLLYQTVATGENALLLGALTLKDVCDVGYGSGLARRALQESDEVEAESVPLLHAVLTYLVRNLALGKTVWERDTPLAANTTAPWAAAVPSAARARRQRERERRQRKEHASPQERARWKELTSDELERLRRLDEPERGIEWMKLLFECDAQGEVTQMEFWIAYRDQFTPIAAEGGAPLQPAANLIRNVSQTFPGAAAMVISPTAGGQPRFIIRGISLRERSTPPIACHWQGCPAPQVGTWDIVREHLAVHAEAARDGQCWWKDCAYRVPADDARRAALLYRHALTHTPQPVVMSPTPTGPPAQGTVENPGVITFVVERTPSVPNATPGEAPLPCGVAFLSALVLRFVSRTAHTVLESAGRGCPPETYGGAVSATPMPSEGDERFGCPVPRSVQDAVQDAVQQGPTLTARHIHAAAGIMDALAGAEETMVQTALRNDILCRLINDILVAIRPVSDS from the exons ATGAACGGAAACGGGATCAGCGTCGCGAGTGCCGCAGGTGCGCCGATGCGGCGTATCGAGACACCATTAGGCCGCGGAACTGTGCCGAtggcacgcgcggcgatACGCAGCGAGCCCATGGAAC cgctcTACCTCGAGCCTGGACCGACCAACCGCCTGTACCTCTCGCTCTGCTCGGGCATCCCGTCGCAGATGGACTGGGCTCTCGCACGGCTCTGCTCGTATACGCAGCAGCTGGGCGACCGCTTCCAGCTGAGCGACTACCCCGgcctggacgaggcgctggtgcgcTGGGtcaagcgcctcggcctcgcgctgagCGGGGCACCGCGGCACGAGTgggacgaggacgcggaCCAGTACGCTACGGCTAGCAACTGGCAAATCGATTGCGGTAttggcgcgccgggcgataacggcggcatgggcctcgcggcctcgagcgtcgccttgTCGCGCCCGTGGAAACCGACGCAGAACCAGCCTAactttgcgccgcagcgcgtcgcaaaggacgcggcgctgctgcagcgtgcgctcgcagcgacgctcgtgctgcgcaacaCGGTGCTCAGCGCCCAaaacgccgcgctgctcaccGTCGTGCCGGGCGTCCTCCAGGTGGTGTTTGACGTGGCGCGCCATACGCTCGACGCCCAccctgcgctcgcgctggacgcgTGTGCAGACCTCCGCGTGAATATCTTGGACgtgctcgagtcgctcgcgccgcgcatcgtctTGAGCGACTTTGTCCGCACCGCGTACGCGTCCAACGACCAAAACGaagcgccgacgcgcaccgaaGACAAGGTCTTTGTCTTGCTGCATACGCTTCTGCATACGACGCGCGACCGTGCACTGCTCCTCGCGAGTCTGCGCTGCCTGCGCGCCATCGCCTCGAACGAGGCGAATGCGCCGCAGTGGATCGACGCCACGCCGAAcctcgcgccgacgcgcctcggcatcacggcgcggtgcctcgcgctgctgccccTGACACAGGACccggagctgctcgaggcagCGGTCGACCTCTTGTACCAGACGGTGGCAACCGGCGAAAATGCGCTCTTGCTGGGCGCACTGACGCTAAAGGACGTGTGCGACGTCGGATACGGCAgcggccttgcgcgccgcgcgctgcaagaatccgacgaggtcgaggcaGAGAGCGTGCCGCTCTTGCACGCGGTGCTCACGTACCTTGTGCGCAACCTCGCGCTGGGCAAGACGGTTTGGGAGCGCGACACGCCACTGGCGGCCAACACCACCGCGCCGTgggcggccgccgtgccgagtgcggcgcgcgcgcggcgccagcgcgagcgcgagcgccgccagcgcaaggagcacgcatcgccgcaggagcgtgcgcgctggAAGGAGCTCACTtccgacgagctcgagcgcctgcgccgcctcgacgagccggaGCGCGGCATCGAGTGGATGAAACTCTTGTTCGAGTGCGACGCCCAGGGCGAGGTCACGCAGATGGAGTTCTGGATCGCGTACCGCGACCAGTTTACCccgatcgccgccgagggcggcgcgccgctgcagcccGCTGCGAATCTCATCCGCAACGTGTCGCAGACCTTtcccggcgccgcggcgatgGTCATTTCGCcgaccgccggcggccagcCGCGCTTTATTATCCGCGGCatctcgctgcgcgagcggaGTACGCCGCCGATCGCATGCCACTGGCAGGGatgcccggcgccgcaggtAGGGACGTGGGACATTGTCCGCGAGCACCTTgcggtgcacgccgaggccgcacGCGACGGGCAGTGCTGGTGGAAGGACTGTGCGTACCGCGTAccggccgacgacgcccgccgcgcggcgctcctttACCGCCACGCGCTGAcgcacacgccgcagcccgTGGTCATGTCGCCCACGCCGACGGGGCCTCCGGCGCAGGGCACGGTCGAGAACCCAGGCGTGATCACGTTCgtggtcgagcgcacgccgtcggtgccgaacgcgacgccgggcgaggcgccgctgccgtgcGGCGTCGCATTCCTCTCGGCACTGGTCCTGCGCTTTGTCTCACGCACCGCACACACGGTGCTCGAGAGCGCAGGGCGGGGGTGCCCGCCAGAGAcgtacggcggcgcagtgtctgcgacgccgatgccgtcggagggcgacgagcggTTCGGGTGCCCGGTGCCGCGCTCCGTGCaggacgcggtgcaggaCGCAGTGCAGCAGGGACCGACGCTCACCGCGCGGCACATccatgcggcggcgggcatTATGGACGCGCTGGCAGGAGCCGAAGAGACCATGGTGCAGACGGCGCTCCGGAATGATATTCTGTGCCGGCTCATCAACGACATCCTCGTAGCGATTCGGCCGGTGAGCGACAGCTAG